The following are encoded in a window of Ruminiclostridium herbifermentans genomic DNA:
- the rplK gene encoding 50S ribosomal protein L11 yields MAKKIVGYVKLQVPAGKATPAPPVGPALGPHSVNIMGFCKEFNERTSKEEPGTIIPVVMTIYADRSFSFITKTPPAAVLLKKACKIESGSGKPNRDKVAKITREEVRKIAEKKMADLNAASIEAATSMIAGTARSMGIVVID; encoded by the coding sequence ATGGCTAAGAAAATAGTTGGTTATGTTAAATTACAGGTTCCTGCAGGAAAAGCAACTCCAGCTCCACCAGTTGGACCAGCTTTAGGACCACATAGCGTAAATATTATGGGATTTTGTAAGGAATTCAATGAAAGAACTTCAAAAGAGGAACCTGGAACAATTATCCCAGTTGTAATGACTATCTATGCTGACAGATCCTTCTCATTTATCACAAAGACTCCTCCGGCAGCTGTTCTTCTAAAGAAAGCATGTAAAATTGAAAGCGGCTCTGGTAAGCCTAATAGGGATAAGGTTGCAAAGATAACAAGAGAAGAAGTACGTAAGATAGCTGAAAAGAAAATGGCTGATTTAAATGCAGCAAGTATTGAAGCAGCTACTAGCATGATTGCTGGTACAGCTCGCAGCATGGGAATTGTAGTAATTGACTAG
- the rplA gene encoding 50S ribosomal protein L1, with amino-acid sequence MFRGKKYQESAKLVDRQKLHEPLEALELAQKTSKAKFDETIEVHIRLGVDSRHADQQVRGAVVLPHGTGKTVRVLVFAKGDKAKEAEQAGADYVGAEELVTKIQNENWFDYDVVVATPDMMGVVGRLGKVLGPKGLMPNPKAGTVSMDVAKAIADIKAGKIEYRLDKTNIIHCPIGKASFSKEKLLDNFRTLLGAVVKAKPAAAKGQYLKSIVVTSTMGPGIKVNPVKVTE; translated from the coding sequence ATGTTTAGAGGAAAGAAATATCAAGAGAGTGCTAAACTCGTTGATAGACAAAAGCTTCATGAGCCATTAGAAGCTCTTGAACTAGCTCAAAAAACTTCAAAAGCAAAGTTTGATGAGACTATCGAAGTTCATATAAGACTTGGTGTTGACTCCAGACATGCAGACCAACAGGTTAGAGGTGCAGTAGTGCTTCCTCACGGAACTGGTAAAACAGTTAGAGTGTTGGTATTTGCAAAGGGAGATAAAGCAAAAGAAGCTGAACAAGCTGGTGCTGATTATGTTGGTGCTGAAGAATTAGTAACCAAGATTCAGAATGAAAATTGGTTTGACTATGATGTTGTTGTTGCGACCCCAGATATGATGGGTGTTGTTGGTAGACTTGGTAAAGTATTAGGTCCTAAAGGACTCATGCCAAACCCAAAAGCAGGTACTGTATCAATGGATGTAGCTAAAGCTATAGCTGATATCAAAGCCGGTAAGATCGAATACAGACTTGATAAGACAAATATTATTCACTGTCCAATAGGAAAAGCTTCATTTAGTAAAGAGAAGCTATTGGATAACTTCCGTACATTGCTTGGAGCAGTTGTAAAAGCTAAACCTGCTGCTGCAAAAGGTCAATATTTGAAAAGTATTGTAGTAACTTCAACAATGGGACCTGGAATAAAAGTTAACCCTGTTAAGGTTACTGAATAA
- the rplJ gene encoding 50S ribosomal protein L10, translating to MPSNKILEQKKEIVRELSEKVKSAQSFILADYRGLTVEQDTEMRNALRAAGVEYRVVKNRLTSLAMKENGYEELDSFLEGPTSIAMSTNDVVAPAKVLSEFAKKFEALELKVGVVEGKVIDLNGIKALAELPSREVLIAKVLGGFNAPISGFANVLNANLRGLVVALNAIAEQKANA from the coding sequence TTGCCTAGTAATAAGATACTTGAACAGAAGAAGGAAATCGTTAGAGAGTTATCAGAGAAAGTAAAATCTGCACAATCGTTTATATTAGCTGATTATAGAGGATTAACTGTTGAGCAGGATACTGAAATGAGAAATGCTTTAAGGGCTGCCGGAGTTGAATACAGGGTAGTTAAAAATAGATTAACTAGTCTAGCAATGAAGGAAAATGGCTATGAGGAATTGGATAGCTTTTTAGAAGGACCAACGTCTATAGCTATGAGTACAAATGACGTTGTTGCGCCTGCTAAGGTTTTATCCGAATTTGCCAAGAAGTTTGAAGCACTCGAACTTAAAGTTGGTGTGGTTGAAGGTAAGGTTATTGATCTTAATGGTATTAAGGCACTTGCTGAATTGCCATCACGTGAGGTTCTTATCGCGAAGGTATTGGGAGGCTTCAATGCTCCTATATCTGGTTTCGCAAACGTATTAAATGCAAACTTAAGAGGTTTGGTTGTAGCATTAAATGCTATAGCTGAGCAGAAAGCAAACGCATAA